In the genome of Deltaproteobacteria bacterium, one region contains:
- a CDS encoding DUF3516 domain-containing protein, whose product MARAAASMRLVDLASPIGRLDADEILARFVDWSSERGLVPYPAQEEAFLELVAGKHVVLSTPTGSGKSLVATLLHFKAMCEGRRSFYTSPVKALVSEKFFALCQDFGPENVGMLTGDASINPAAPIICCTAEVLANMALRSGPALDAPYVVMDEFHFYSDAQRGAAWQVPLLLLPDTTFLLMSATLGDTREIRRDLELRSGRPVALVASSERPVPLDYAWCETPLHETVQALLESGKAPIYVVSFTQREAAELAQALTSLNVTSRAERLEIGAALGDFEFDTAYGKELSRIVRAGIGIHHAGLLPKYRLRVEQLAQQGLLKVISGTDTLGVGVNIPIRTVLFTKLAKFDGRRVGALSVREFRQISGRAGRKGFDEHGSVVCQAPEHVIENKRMRERSSKPGGKKRKREVTRKPPPGFVGWSEESFERLIERVPEPLVSRFRVSHGMILLLLRRAEDDPDPRGGWRAVADLIARSHESEARKRRILREAAQLFRGLRAADIVRVERDAATGRRRVRVADDLQWGFSLHHALSLYVVEAISYIEARDEAFAFEVLSLVEAVLEDPRAILFRQLDRVKSELFARLKAEGVPYEERIRRLEEVQPPAPSRDFIEQTFDLFARRHPWVRHQDVHPKSIAREMYEGYFSFDHYVRFYGLQRSEGLLLRYVSQVYDTIVQTVPEGAKTEAVHDLIAYFRTMLERVDSSLVDEWERLLNPAARTADAAPAPMPTRVYDLARDERALRARARAELHRLVRALAERDWAEACACVRADPEDPWTPERFERALAAFFAQHGELVFSQAARHSEWTRIRPDGPRRWAVTQVLLDPSDENDWFIAGEIDLALETEPVGPLLRLRTIGS is encoded by the coding sequence GTGGCTAGAGCCGCAGCGTCGATGCGCCTGGTCGATCTGGCCAGCCCGATCGGACGTCTGGACGCGGACGAGATCCTGGCCCGTTTCGTGGACTGGTCGAGCGAGCGCGGTCTGGTGCCGTACCCCGCGCAGGAGGAGGCGTTCCTGGAGCTCGTCGCGGGCAAGCACGTCGTGCTCTCGACGCCGACCGGCTCCGGCAAATCGCTCGTCGCAACGCTCCTCCACTTCAAGGCGATGTGCGAGGGGCGGCGCTCGTTCTACACCTCGCCCGTGAAGGCGCTGGTCAGCGAGAAGTTCTTCGCGCTCTGCCAGGACTTCGGGCCCGAGAACGTCGGCATGCTGACCGGCGACGCGAGCATCAACCCGGCCGCGCCGATCATCTGCTGCACGGCCGAGGTGCTCGCGAACATGGCGCTGCGCTCGGGCCCGGCGCTCGACGCCCCCTACGTGGTGATGGACGAGTTCCACTTCTACTCCGACGCGCAGCGCGGCGCGGCCTGGCAGGTGCCGCTTCTGCTGCTGCCGGACACCACGTTCCTGCTGATGTCGGCGACGCTCGGCGACACCCGCGAGATCCGGCGCGACCTCGAGCTGCGAAGCGGCCGCCCGGTCGCGCTGGTCGCCTCGAGCGAGCGGCCGGTGCCGCTCGACTACGCCTGGTGCGAGACTCCGCTGCACGAGACCGTGCAAGCGCTGCTCGAGTCGGGCAAGGCGCCGATCTACGTGGTCTCGTTCACGCAGCGCGAGGCAGCGGAGCTCGCGCAGGCGCTGACCAGCCTGAACGTGACCTCGCGCGCGGAGCGACTCGAGATCGGCGCGGCACTCGGAGACTTCGAGTTCGACACCGCCTACGGCAAGGAGCTGTCGCGGATCGTGCGCGCGGGCATCGGGATCCACCACGCGGGTCTGCTGCCGAAGTACCGCCTGCGGGTCGAGCAGCTGGCGCAGCAGGGGCTGCTCAAGGTCATCTCCGGCACCGACACGCTCGGCGTCGGCGTGAACATCCCGATCCGGACCGTGCTCTTCACCAAGCTCGCCAAGTTCGACGGGCGGCGCGTCGGCGCGCTCTCGGTGCGCGAGTTCCGGCAGATCAGCGGTCGAGCCGGACGCAAGGGCTTCGACGAGCACGGCAGCGTCGTGTGTCAGGCGCCGGAGCACGTGATCGAGAACAAGCGCATGCGCGAGCGCTCGTCGAAGCCGGGCGGAAAGAAGCGCAAGCGCGAGGTGACCCGGAAGCCGCCGCCCGGCTTCGTCGGCTGGAGCGAGGAGAGCTTCGAGCGGCTGATCGAGCGCGTCCCGGAGCCGCTCGTCTCGCGCTTCCGCGTCAGTCACGGGATGATCCTGCTCCTGCTGCGCCGGGCCGAGGACGACCCCGATCCGCGCGGCGGCTGGCGCGCGGTCGCGGACCTGATCGCCCGCAGCCACGAGAGCGAGGCTCGCAAGCGGCGCATCCTGCGCGAGGCCGCGCAGCTGTTTCGGGGCCTGCGCGCTGCGGACATCGTGAGGGTCGAGCGCGACGCGGCGACGGGGCGACGCCGGGTCCGCGTCGCCGACGATCTGCAGTGGGGTTTCTCGCTCCACCACGCGCTCTCGCTCTACGTGGTCGAGGCGATCTCGTACATCGAGGCGCGCGACGAGGCGTTCGCGTTCGAGGTGCTCTCGCTCGTCGAAGCCGTGCTCGAGGATCCCCGCGCGATCCTGTTTCGGCAGCTCGACCGGGTCAAGAGCGAGCTCTTCGCTCGGCTCAAGGCGGAGGGCGTGCCCTACGAGGAGCGCATTCGCAGGCTCGAGGAGGTGCAGCCGCCCGCGCCGAGTCGAGACTTCATCGAGCAGACCTTCGACCTCTTCGCGCGCCGCCACCCCTGGGTGCGCCACCAGGACGTCCACCCGAAGTCGATCGCGCGCGAGATGTACGAGGGATATTTCAGCTTCGACCACTACGTGCGCTTCTACGGGCTGCAGCGCAGCGAAGGGCTGCTGCTTCGCTACGTCTCGCAGGTCTACGACACGATCGTGCAGACGGTTCCCGAGGGCGCGAAGACCGAGGCCGTTCACGACCTGATCGCGTACTTCCGGACCATGCTCGAGCGCGTCGACTCGAGCCTGGTCGACGAGTGGGAGCGGCTCCTGAATCCCGCCGCGCGCACGGCCGACGCCGCGCCGGCTCCCATGCCGACGCGCGTCTACGACCTCGCGCGGGACGAGCGGGCGCTTCGCGCACGGGCTCGCGCCGAGCTGCACCGACTGGTCCGCGCGCTCGCCGAGCGCGACTGGGCGGAGGCGTGCGCGTGCGTGCGCGCGGATCCCGAAGACCCGTGGACTCCCGAGCGCTTCGAGCGCGCGCTGGCGGCCTTCTTCGCGCAGCACGGCGAGCTCGTGTTCTCGCAGGCGGCGCGCCACTCCGAGTGGACCCGGATCCGCCCGGATGGCCCGCGCCGCTGGGCCGTCACGCAGGTCCTGCTCGACCCCTCCGACGAGAACGACTGGTTCATCGCGGGCGAGATCGACCTCGCGCTCGAGACCGAGCCGGTCGGCCCGCTGCTTCGGCTGCGGACGATCGGGAGCTAG
- a CDS encoding Na(+)/H(+) antiporter subunit C (subunit C of antiporter complex involved in resistance to high concentrations of Na+, K+, Li+ and/or alkali), with the protein MELLMALVIGSMFAAGTYMILRPSLIRVVLGFGLYSNAANLLLIACGGYSDALQAPFLRDGADGYMDPLPPDIILTAIVISFAVGALLLIVSYQVYVDHGTDDPENLPRDPLS; encoded by the coding sequence GTGGAGCTCCTGATGGCGCTGGTGATCGGCTCGATGTTCGCGGCCGGCACCTACATGATCCTGCGGCCCAGCCTGATCCGCGTGGTCCTGGGCTTCGGGCTCTACTCGAACGCGGCGAACCTGCTCCTGATCGCCTGCGGAGGCTACTCGGACGCCCTCCAGGCGCCATTCCTGCGGGATGGAGCCGATGGCTACATGGATCCACTCCCGCCCGACATCATCCTGACCGCGATCGTGATCAGCTTCGCGGTCGGGGCGCTGCTTCTCATCGTCTCGTATCAGGTCTACGTCGATCACGGCACGGACGACCCCGAGAACCTGCCGCGGGATCCGCTCTCGTGA
- a CDS encoding DUF4040 domain-containing protein, producing the protein MSALVTIVAAPFVAALAIALLGRALGRWSALLMVAAAGVSFATALPLLGAETAPVSSHEWIPSLGVAFLLRADGFGAFFALLVSGIGVLVGVYSLGYIGAELGRARIGRYYAALTAFMGAMLGIALADDLILLFLFWEITSVTSYLLIGFWYEREAARAGALTALLVTAMGGLAMLAGFILIGLATGSFALGEIVADEARRSALASSPMFLPALLLVLAGAFTKSAQVPFHFWLPGAMVAPTPISTYLHSATMVKAGIFLLARVTPLFADSAAWPLLVAPVGLATFLLGAWHAFRQNDLKALLAYSTVSTLGLVTLAYGLRMPEQDALQILSHAGYKGGLFMIAGIVEHATGTRDLRELGGLRRRLPISFALCLLFALSMGGIPPLFGFVTKEALYASLIESPTLAGSPLAHGAVIAAVVVGNAFLLAAVLKLLIGTFLGSEPAAHSHDAHGAHSGHGESAALWLPPAVLALGSLVLGLLGESSAIERAANLLSSAPDAGLEVSLLPAHLGPVLLSLAGIGLGVALYRGRSRVEALQRGLGMFPDAQAVWNRCVASVTGFAEAYSEWWQDGSLRWYFSVILLFAAGISLFALEAGGVSLAHVEVELGNLGWPAIGLAALILASTIAVVRSETRLGAALALTASGFLVALVYAVYQSPDILLTQILIETVSTVVILLVLYYMPTFRRDGLSPAQSAWNLAVSGAIGFVVFLFVLLATSPSFKETRNLGLDYLARSVGEAGGRNAVNVIIVDFRAIDTLGEVTVLVVVGLCVFGLLRARRVDG; encoded by the coding sequence GTGAGCGCGCTCGTCACGATCGTCGCCGCGCCGTTCGTCGCAGCTCTCGCGATCGCGCTGCTCGGTCGTGCGCTCGGGCGCTGGTCGGCGCTGCTGATGGTCGCAGCAGCGGGTGTCTCGTTTGCGACGGCGCTGCCACTTCTCGGCGCCGAGACCGCGCCGGTATCGAGCCACGAATGGATTCCGTCGCTCGGCGTGGCCTTCCTGCTGCGCGCCGACGGGTTCGGGGCGTTCTTCGCGCTGCTCGTGTCGGGGATCGGAGTTCTCGTCGGCGTGTATTCGCTCGGCTACATCGGGGCCGAGCTCGGTCGGGCGCGCATCGGCCGCTACTACGCGGCACTCACCGCTTTCATGGGCGCGATGCTCGGGATCGCCCTCGCGGACGACTTGATCCTGCTGTTCCTGTTCTGGGAGATCACCAGCGTCACGTCGTACCTCCTGATCGGCTTCTGGTACGAGCGCGAGGCCGCGCGTGCGGGCGCGCTGACCGCACTTCTCGTCACGGCGATGGGCGGCCTTGCGATGCTGGCCGGGTTCATCTTGATCGGGCTGGCGACGGGGTCGTTCGCGCTCGGCGAGATCGTCGCGGACGAAGCGCGCCGCTCTGCGCTCGCGAGCTCGCCCATGTTCCTGCCCGCGCTTCTGCTCGTCCTGGCGGGAGCCTTCACCAAGTCGGCGCAGGTCCCGTTCCACTTCTGGCTGCCCGGCGCGATGGTCGCGCCGACGCCGATCTCGACTTACCTGCACTCCGCGACCATGGTGAAGGCGGGCATCTTCCTGCTCGCGCGCGTCACGCCGCTCTTTGCCGACTCGGCCGCCTGGCCGCTGCTCGTGGCGCCGGTCGGACTCGCGACCTTCTTGCTGGGCGCCTGGCACGCATTCCGCCAGAACGATCTGAAGGCGCTGCTCGCGTACAGCACGGTCTCGACGCTGGGGCTGGTCACGCTCGCCTACGGCCTGCGCATGCCCGAGCAGGACGCGCTGCAGATCCTCTCGCATGCCGGCTACAAGGGGGGGCTGTTCATGATCGCGGGCATCGTCGAACACGCGACCGGCACGCGCGATCTGCGCGAGCTCGGCGGGCTGCGCCGGCGGCTTCCGATCAGCTTCGCGCTCTGCTTGCTCTTCGCGCTCTCGATGGGCGGAATTCCGCCGCTGTTCGGTTTCGTCACGAAGGAGGCGCTCTACGCATCGCTGATCGAGAGCCCCACGCTTGCGGGATCGCCGCTCGCGCACGGGGCGGTGATCGCGGCGGTGGTGGTCGGAAACGCATTCCTGCTCGCGGCCGTGCTGAAGCTGCTGATCGGGACGTTCCTCGGCAGCGAGCCCGCGGCCCATTCCCACGACGCGCACGGCGCGCATTCCGGCCACGGAGAGAGCGCGGCGCTCTGGCTGCCTCCCGCAGTGCTCGCGCTCGGCAGTCTCGTTCTCGGCCTGCTGGGCGAGAGCAGCGCGATCGAGCGCGCGGCGAATCTGCTCTCGTCGGCGCCGGACGCGGGGCTCGAGGTCTCGCTGCTGCCGGCGCATCTCGGTCCGGTGCTGCTCTCACTGGCCGGGATCGGGCTCGGCGTGGCGCTGTACCGCGGACGGTCGCGCGTCGAGGCGCTCCAGCGCGGCCTCGGCATGTTTCCCGACGCGCAGGCGGTCTGGAACCGCTGCGTCGCGAGCGTGACCGGCTTTGCCGAGGCCTACAGCGAATGGTGGCAGGACGGGTCGCTGCGCTGGTACTTTTCGGTGATCCTGCTCTTCGCGGCGGGGATCAGCCTGTTCGCGCTCGAGGCCGGTGGGGTGTCGCTCGCTCACGTGGAGGTCGAGCTCGGCAACCTCGGCTGGCCCGCGATCGGGCTGGCGGCGCTCATCCTCGCCTCGACCATCGCGGTCGTCCGCTCCGAGACGCGTCTGGGTGCCGCGCTCGCGCTCACCGCCAGCGGCTTCCTGGTGGCGCTGGTCTACGCCGTCTACCAATCGCCCGACATCCTGCTGACCCAGATTCTGATCGAGACCGTGTCGACGGTCGTGATCCTGCTGGTGCTCTACTACATGCCCACCTTCCGGCGCGATGGCCTGTCGCCGGCGCAGAGCGCCTGGAACCTGGCGGTCTCGGGCGCGATCGGCTTCGTGGTGTTCCTCTTCGTGCTGCTCGCGACCAGCCCGAGCTTCAAGGAGACGCGAAACCTCGGCTTGGACTACCTCGCGCGCAGCGTGGGCGAGGCCGGCGGTCGCAATGCGGTGAACGTCATCATCGTCGACTTCCGCGCCATCGACACGCTCGGTGAAGTCACCGTTCTGGTCGTGGTCGGACTCTGCGTCTTCGGACTGCTTCGCGCGCGCAGGGTGGACGGCTGA
- the grxD gene encoding Grx4 family monothiol glutaredoxin has product MSLDPALRERIESIIRSDRVVLFMKGTPDAPQCGFSAQVVGILGQLLPEYGSFDVLSDREVREAIKEFSSWPTIPQLYVEGEFQGGCDIVKELYASGDLQKLLGVEVETVEPPAVTVTDAAAELLRGVIASEGGELHVSIDASFQHSLSLGPRAGHEVAATSNGLTILFDRDSARRANGLVIGAADSGGSQALTVENPNAPRAAEVNQLSASQLQALIASGRDLHLYDVRTPEEHQKARIAQATLVDARVAEQIERLPKDALIVFHCHHGGRSQAAAEHFASRGFTNVHNLAGGIDAWSREVDASVPRY; this is encoded by the coding sequence ATGAGCCTCGACCCTGCGCTGCGCGAGCGAATCGAATCGATCATCCGCTCGGACCGCGTGGTTCTATTCATGAAGGGCACGCCCGACGCCCCCCAGTGCGGCTTCTCGGCCCAGGTCGTCGGAATCCTCGGCCAGCTGCTTCCCGAATACGGAAGCTTCGACGTGCTCTCGGACCGCGAGGTGCGCGAGGCGATCAAGGAGTTCTCGAGCTGGCCGACCATTCCGCAGCTCTACGTCGAGGGCGAGTTCCAGGGCGGCTGCGACATCGTGAAGGAGCTCTACGCCAGCGGTGACCTGCAAAAGCTCCTGGGTGTCGAGGTGGAGACCGTCGAGCCGCCCGCGGTGACCGTGACAGACGCTGCCGCGGAGCTCTTGCGCGGAGTGATCGCGAGCGAGGGAGGCGAGCTGCACGTCTCGATCGACGCGTCGTTCCAGCACTCGCTCTCGCTCGGGCCGCGCGCGGGGCACGAGGTCGCGGCCACGAGCAACGGCCTCACGATTCTCTTCGATCGCGATTCTGCACGACGAGCCAACGGGCTCGTGATCGGCGCGGCCGACTCGGGCGGCAGCCAGGCGCTCACCGTCGAGAACCCGAACGCGCCGCGCGCGGCCGAGGTGAATCAGCTCTCCGCGAGCCAGCTCCAGGCCCTGATCGCCTCGGGACGAGACCTGCACCTCTACGACGTGCGCACGCCAGAGGAGCACCAGAAGGCGCGCATCGCCCAGGCGACGCTGGTCGATGCCCGGGTCGCCGAGCAGATCGAGCGCCTCCCGAAGGACGCGCTGATCGTCTTCCACTGCCACCACGGCGGCCGAAGCCAGGCGGCGGCCGAGCATTTCGCGAGTCGCGGCTTCACCAACGTCCACAACCTGGCGGGCGGAATCGACGCGTGGTCGCGCGAGGTCGACGCGTCCGTGCCGCGGTACTGA
- a CDS encoding RNA-binding protein: protein MGKKLYVGNLPFSTDEAELRELFEPHGELASVSVIMDRDTGRPRGFAFVEFEDANSAAKARQALDGRELGGRTMRVSEANERGPGGGGGGGRSGGGGGGGGGGGGRGGYGGGGRR, encoded by the coding sequence TTGGGTAAGAAGCTTTACGTAGGGAACCTTCCATTCTCCACCGACGAGGCCGAGCTCCGCGAGCTCTTCGAGCCGCATGGGGAGCTGGCTTCGGTCAGTGTGATCATGGACCGCGACACGGGTCGCCCGCGCGGATTCGCGTTCGTCGAGTTCGAGGACGCGAACAGCGCCGCGAAGGCGCGCCAAGCTCTCGACGGGCGTGAGCTCGGCGGTCGCACGATGCGCGTCAGCGAGGCCAACGAGCGCGGCCCCGGTGGCGGCGGCGGCGGTGGGCGCAGCGGCGGCGGTGGCGGCGGTGGCGGTGGCGGCGGTGGCCGCGGCGGCTACGGCGGCGGGGGCCGGCGCTAA
- a CDS encoding ferrochelatase, protein MDQATTRSGVLLVNLGTPRSPSSRDVRRYLREFLSDPRVLDIPALPRFLLVNAVIAPFRAPRSAEAYRAVWTKRGSPLLSNGQDLRAAVAAELGADFEVALGMRYGEPSLPRALDELLRHDLARILVVPLFPQYASSSTGSALARIHGLVAERWNVPALETLPEFFDEPGFIAALAEIAKPRLDAFRPDHVLFSYHGLPERQVRKSDTSGRHCLASASCCDAIGAANRHCYRAQCYATSRALAAALALRPEGCSTSFQSRLGRTPWITPHTDAALPELARAGVARLAVLCPSFVADCLETLEEIGLRGAAQWRSLGGEALELVPCANAHPAFVRYVASRVRGASR, encoded by the coding sequence GTGGATCAAGCGACGACGCGGTCGGGCGTGCTGCTCGTGAATCTTGGCACGCCGAGATCGCCCTCCTCGCGAGACGTGCGGCGGTATCTGCGCGAGTTCCTCTCCGATCCGCGCGTGCTGGACATCCCCGCGCTGCCGCGCTTTCTGCTCGTGAACGCGGTGATCGCGCCGTTTCGGGCGCCGCGCTCGGCCGAGGCGTACCGAGCAGTCTGGACCAAGCGAGGCTCTCCGCTGCTCTCGAACGGCCAGGATCTGCGCGCGGCGGTCGCGGCCGAGCTCGGGGCCGACTTCGAAGTCGCGCTCGGAATGCGTTACGGCGAGCCGTCTCTGCCGCGCGCGCTGGACGAGCTGCTGCGCCACGATCTGGCGCGGATCCTGGTCGTGCCGCTCTTTCCGCAGTACGCATCGTCGTCGACCGGCTCCGCGCTCGCGCGAATTCACGGGCTCGTCGCCGAGCGCTGGAACGTGCCCGCACTCGAGACACTGCCCGAGTTCTTCGACGAGCCCGGATTCATCGCGGCGCTCGCCGAGATCGCGAAGCCGCGGCTCGACGCGTTTCGCCCCGACCACGTGCTGTTCAGCTATCACGGCCTGCCGGAGCGGCAGGTGCGGAAGAGCGACACGAGCGGACGACACTGTCTGGCGTCGGCCAGCTGCTGCGACGCGATCGGCGCCGCCAATCGCCACTGCTACCGCGCGCAGTGCTACGCGACCTCGCGGGCGCTCGCCGCGGCGCTCGCGCTTCGGCCCGAGGGCTGCTCGACCTCGTTCCAGTCGCGGCTCGGCCGCACGCCGTGGATCACGCCGCACACCGACGCCGCGCTGCCGGAGCTGGCACGTGCCGGTGTTGCGCGGCTGGCGGTACTCTGCCCGTCCTTCGTCGCCGACTGCCTCGAGACGCTGGAGGAGATCGGGCTGCGCGGAGCCGCGCAGTGGCGCTCGCTCGGAGGCGAGGCCTTGGAGCTGGTGCCGTGCGCGAACGCGCATCCGGCGTTCGTGCGCTACGTCGCGTCCCGGGTCCGGGGCGCTTCGCGATGA
- the nth gene encoding endonuclease III translates to MTRAEKAKRIGEILDSLYPMPEVPLSYRDPYTLLIAVVLSAQCTDVRVNQVTRVLFARARTPQAMLALGVPAIYEIIRSCGLAPAKSRNIHELSKLLIERHAGEVPRDFAALEALPGVGHKSASIVMSQGFGVPAFAVDTHIHRLAERFGLSSGRNVVETERDLKAVFPEKDWIRRHLQLVHFGREHCPARGHDPAICPICSWAGAKQASSRSSAAEAAGRPARSRARGRSRPR, encoded by the coding sequence ATGACGCGCGCCGAGAAGGCGAAGCGGATCGGCGAGATCCTCGACTCGCTCTACCCGATGCCGGAGGTCCCGCTCTCGTACCGCGATCCGTACACGCTGCTGATCGCGGTCGTGCTCTCCGCGCAGTGCACGGACGTGCGCGTGAACCAGGTGACGCGAGTGCTGTTCGCGCGCGCGCGCACCCCACAGGCGATGCTCGCGCTCGGCGTCCCCGCGATCTACGAGATCATCCGCTCCTGCGGGCTGGCCCCGGCGAAGTCGCGGAACATCCACGAGCTCTCGAAGCTCCTGATCGAGCGCCACGCGGGAGAGGTGCCGAGGGATTTCGCGGCGCTCGAGGCCCTGCCCGGCGTCGGCCACAAGTCCGCGAGCATCGTGATGTCGCAGGGCTTCGGCGTGCCCGCGTTCGCGGTCGACACGCACATCCACCGCCTGGCCGAGCGCTTCGGCCTGTCGAGCGGCAGGAACGTGGTGGAGACCGAGCGCGACCTGAAGGCGGTCTTTCCCGAGAAGGATTGGATCCGCCGCCATCTCCAGCTGGTCCATTTCGGGCGCGAGCACTGTCCCGCGCGCGGGCACGACCCCGCGATCTGCCCGATCTGCAGCTGGGCGGGAGCGAAGCAGGCTAGCTCCCGATCGTCCGCAGCCGAAGCAGCGGGCCGACCGGCTCGGTCTCGAGCGCGAGGTCGATCTCGCCCGCGATGA
- a CDS encoding Na(+)/H(+) antiporter subunit B (subunit B of antiporter complex involved in resistance to high concentrations of Na+, K+, Li+ and/or alkali): MHESPILRTISRFAIPLAVFLSFRIFMQGHDLPGGGFIAGVIAAAAGAMYLLAFGIGRLARFPWWRLSVLGLLCALASGFVPLLQGSTFMDHVVLDYELPLLGHGHLPSATFFDLGVYMIVLGTLMTLFVELGLEDRPWSS; encoded by the coding sequence ATGCACGAGTCTCCAATCCTGCGCACGATCTCGCGCTTCGCGATCCCGCTCGCGGTGTTCCTGTCGTTCCGGATCTTCATGCAGGGTCACGATCTGCCCGGCGGCGGTTTCATCGCGGGCGTGATCGCCGCCGCGGCCGGCGCCATGTATCTGCTCGCGTTCGGAATCGGCCGCCTCGCGCGCTTTCCCTGGTGGCGCCTCTCGGTGCTCGGTCTGCTCTGCGCGCTCGCGAGCGGGTTCGTCCCGCTGCTGCAGGGCTCGACGTTCATGGACCACGTGGTCCTGGACTACGAGCTGCCGCTGCTCGGACACGGACACCTGCCCAGCGCCACGTTCTTCGACCTCGGCGTGTACATGATCGTGCTCGGGACGCTGATGACGCTCTTCGTCGAGCTCGGCCTGGAGGATCGACCGTGGAGCTCCTGA
- a CDS encoding BolA/IbaG family iron-sulfur metabolism protein: MIEKIRQALSAALPCDSLEVRGSGGHFSIRVVSSAFAGKNTLAKQRLVFSAIAHLMKGDDAPVHAIDELETLAP, encoded by the coding sequence GTGATCGAGAAGATCCGCCAGGCGCTCTCGGCCGCCCTGCCCTGCGACTCGCTCGAGGTCCGCGGCAGCGGCGGGCACTTCTCGATCCGCGTGGTCTCGAGCGCCTTCGCCGGCAAGAACACGCTCGCGAAGCAGCGGCTCGTCTTCAGCGCGATCGCCCATCTGATGAAGGGCGACGACGCGCCCGTTCACGCGATCGACGAGCTCGAGACGCTCGCGCCCTGA
- a CDS encoding glutathione S-transferase family protein has translation MKFYDSLGPNPRLVRMFMIEKGITIPAEQVDLMSGANRRPPYTDKNPAGQLPALELDNGFVLAETVPICEYLEDKNPNPPLIGRTAEEKAETRMWTRRVELKITVPLADGFRFAEGLAMFKDRMRTIPHAAADLKLLAQEGLGWLDAQLDGKQWICGSRFSLADIVLYALTDFGAAVGQPLKAEHKNVLAWFERVGKRPSAESSLHPVAKAGGMRA, from the coding sequence GTGAAGTTCTACGACTCACTTGGTCCGAATCCCCGTCTGGTCCGCATGTTCATGATCGAGAAGGGAATCACGATCCCTGCGGAGCAGGTCGACCTGATGAGCGGAGCGAACCGGCGCCCGCCCTACACCGACAAGAACCCGGCCGGACAGCTGCCCGCGCTCGAGCTCGACAACGGCTTCGTCCTCGCGGAGACGGTTCCGATCTGCGAGTACCTGGAAGACAAGAACCCGAATCCGCCGCTGATCGGGCGAACCGCCGAGGAGAAGGCGGAGACGCGGATGTGGACGCGCCGCGTCGAGCTGAAGATCACGGTCCCGCTCGCCGACGGCTTCCGCTTCGCCGAGGGGCTGGCGATGTTCAAGGACCGCATGCGCACGATCCCGCACGCCGCCGCCGACCTGAAGCTGCTCGCGCAGGAGGGCCTGGGCTGGCTGGATGCCCAGCTCGACGGCAAGCAGTGGATCTGCGGCAGCCGGTTCTCGCTGGCCGACATCGTCCTCTACGCGCTCACGGATTTCGGCGCGGCCGTGGGGCAGCCGCTCAAGGCCGAACACAAGAACGTGTTGGCCTGGTTCGAGCGCGTCGGCAAGCGGCCGAGCGCCGAGTCCAGCCTGCACCCGGTAGCGAAGGCCGGAGGAATGCGCGCCTAG